One Malaclemys terrapin pileata isolate rMalTer1 chromosome 7, rMalTer1.hap1, whole genome shotgun sequence genomic region harbors:
- the LOC128840700 gene encoding lysosomal acid lipase/cholesteryl ester hydrolase-like isoform X1, translated as MWHSVAVTCLIHGIILVQGLSDSRSNDNPEMYMNISEIIQYRGYPSEEYDVVTADGYILSVNRIPHGKVNADNAGPKPVVFLQHGLLADGSSWIINLATNSLGFILADAGYDVWIGNSRGNTWSRRHVNLSVHQEEFWAFSYDEMAKYDHPAVIDFIVQKTGQEKLYYVGHSEGTTTAFITFSTMPQLAQRIKMYFALAPVATLKNAQSLLTKLALLPDAVIKTVVGTKEFIRQNFFADLFAAEFCSQGMLSEFCGNLMFELCGFNEKNLNMSRIYVYITHAPAGTSVQNIIHWKQAIKSGKLKAYDWGIPSNKVHYDQDTPPIYNVTDMQVPTAMWSGGNDWLADPIDVDLLLPQVTNLVYHKVIPDWNHLDFIWGLDAPERMYNEILDLMRKNT; from the exons ATGTGGCATTCTGTAGCTGTAACATGTTTGATCCATGGAATTATTTTGGTGCAAGGACTCTCTGACAGCAGGTCAAATGACAATCCTGAAATGTATATGAATATT aGTGAAATAATTCAATACAGGGGATACCCCAGTGAGGAGTATGATGTTGTGACAGCAGACGGCTATATCCTCAGTGTTAACAGAATTCCTCATGGGAAAGTAAATGCTGACAATGCAG GTCCAAAGCCTGTTGTGTTTCTGCAGCATGGTTTACTTGCAGATGGTTCCAGTTGGATCATTAATCTGGCCACAAACAGCCTGGGCTTCATTCTAGCAGATGCTGGCTATGATGTTTGGATAGGAAATAGTAGAGGGAACACTTGGTCCAGACGACACGTAAACCTTTCAGTGCACCAAGAGGAATTCTGGGCTTTCAG CTATGATGAAATGGCTAAATATGACCATCCAGCAGTGATAGATTTTATTGTGCAGAAAACTGGACAAGAGAAACTGTATTATGTTGGACATTCAGAAGGCACCACGACAG CTTTTATAACATTTTCAACCATGCCCCAGCTGGCTCAAAGAAtcaaaatgtattttgctttaGCTCCTGTAGCCACACTTAAAAATGCGCAAAGCTTGTTGACAAAGCTTGCATTACTTCCCGATGCAGTGATCAAG ACTGTAGTTGGTACAAAAGAATTCATACGACAGAATTTTTTTGCTGACTTGTTTGCTGCTGAATTTTGCAGCCAGGGCATGTTATCAGAGTTTTGTGGCAACCTCATGTTTGAGCTGTGTGGATTTAATGAGAAGAACTTAAATATG agccgaatatatgtgtatataacACATGCCCCAGCTGGAACCTCTGTACAAAACATAATTCACTGGAAACAG GCGATTAAAAGTGGTAAACTGAAAGCTTATGACTGGGGAATACCATCTAACAAAGTCCACTATGATCAG gatactCCGCCCATATATAATGTGACAGACATGCAAGTCCCAACTGCAATGTGGAGTGGTGGAAATGACTGGCTTGCTGACCCTATCGATGTTGACCTTTTGCTCCCACAAGTCACTAATCTGGTTTACCACAAGGTGATTCCTGACTGGAACCATCTGGATTTCATCTGGGGCCTCGATGCACCTGAGCGCATGTATAATGAAATCCTCGACTTGATGAGGAAGAATACATAA
- the LOC128840700 gene encoding lysosomal acid lipase/cholesteryl ester hydrolase-like isoform X2: protein MWHSVAVTCLIHGIILVQGLSDSRSNDNPEMYMNISEIIQYRGYPSEEYDVVTADGYILSVNRIPHGKVNADNAGPKPVVFLQHGLLADGSSWIINLATNSLGFILADAGYDVWIGNSRGNTWSRRHVNLSVHQEEFWAFSYDEMAKYDHPAVIDFIVQKTGQEKLYYVGHSEGTTTAFITFSTMPQLAQRIKMYFALAPVATLKNAQSLLTKLALLPDAVIKTVVGTKEFIRQNFFADLFAAEFCSQGMLSEFCGNLMFELCGFNEKNLNMAIKSGKLKAYDWGIPSNKVHYDQDTPPIYNVTDMQVPTAMWSGGNDWLADPIDVDLLLPQVTNLVYHKVIPDWNHLDFIWGLDAPERMYNEILDLMRKNT from the exons ATGTGGCATTCTGTAGCTGTAACATGTTTGATCCATGGAATTATTTTGGTGCAAGGACTCTCTGACAGCAGGTCAAATGACAATCCTGAAATGTATATGAATATT aGTGAAATAATTCAATACAGGGGATACCCCAGTGAGGAGTATGATGTTGTGACAGCAGACGGCTATATCCTCAGTGTTAACAGAATTCCTCATGGGAAAGTAAATGCTGACAATGCAG GTCCAAAGCCTGTTGTGTTTCTGCAGCATGGTTTACTTGCAGATGGTTCCAGTTGGATCATTAATCTGGCCACAAACAGCCTGGGCTTCATTCTAGCAGATGCTGGCTATGATGTTTGGATAGGAAATAGTAGAGGGAACACTTGGTCCAGACGACACGTAAACCTTTCAGTGCACCAAGAGGAATTCTGGGCTTTCAG CTATGATGAAATGGCTAAATATGACCATCCAGCAGTGATAGATTTTATTGTGCAGAAAACTGGACAAGAGAAACTGTATTATGTTGGACATTCAGAAGGCACCACGACAG CTTTTATAACATTTTCAACCATGCCCCAGCTGGCTCAAAGAAtcaaaatgtattttgctttaGCTCCTGTAGCCACACTTAAAAATGCGCAAAGCTTGTTGACAAAGCTTGCATTACTTCCCGATGCAGTGATCAAG ACTGTAGTTGGTACAAAAGAATTCATACGACAGAATTTTTTTGCTGACTTGTTTGCTGCTGAATTTTGCAGCCAGGGCATGTTATCAGAGTTTTGTGGCAACCTCATGTTTGAGCTGTGTGGATTTAATGAGAAGAACTTAAATATG GCGATTAAAAGTGGTAAACTGAAAGCTTATGACTGGGGAATACCATCTAACAAAGTCCACTATGATCAG gatactCCGCCCATATATAATGTGACAGACATGCAAGTCCCAACTGCAATGTGGAGTGGTGGAAATGACTGGCTTGCTGACCCTATCGATGTTGACCTTTTGCTCCCACAAGTCACTAATCTGGTTTACCACAAGGTGATTCCTGACTGGAACCATCTGGATTTCATCTGGGGCCTCGATGCACCTGAGCGCATGTATAATGAAATCCTCGACTTGATGAGGAAGAATACATAA